DNA from Deltaproteobacteria bacterium:
GCCAAGAACGTCTTTCTCACGCGGGAAAAGACGATCTCCAGGAAGGTCAAGGAATTCGTCCTGGCCCGCCGCATGGACGACGTGCTTTCAAAGTCGCGGATCCTGGAACTGTACCTGAACGCCGTCGAACTGGGGCCGATGGTTTACGGCGTGGGCCACGCGGCTTCCTATTATTTCGGGAAGCCGCCTTCCGCGTTGACGGTCCGCGAGTGCGCATTCCTCGTGTCGATGCTGCCCGGTCCCAAGGTTTACGATCCGTACCGGAAGCTGGAGCGGGTTATGCGTAGGTCGGACAGGATTCTTCGCCGCATGTTCGCGGCGAAGATGATCACCGAAGAGGAATACAAGGCTGCGCTCGCCGAATCGCCCAACATCGCGGGGCTTGAGCGCAAGGTCGAGAAAACGCTGGCCGCTCCGCCGCCGGAGGAAAAGGTGCCTGTATCCATCCCCGAGATCGGCCGACAGGGGCCCGAGGCTCCCGTAGACAAGCCGGAAGGTGCCGCCGCTGAAGAGGCGGACGAGCAACCGGTGCCGGCTCAAAATGAGGAACCGCCGGATATAATTGATCCGGGATCGAAGGAGTCCGCTGACCGCTAACAACGCCCGGGACGAGCCGCCGATATGGGGCTCGTCCCGGGAGGCTCAGCCCCCCCGCTGAGCCGCCTCCAGCGCCTGCCCGATGTCCGCGATCAGGTCGTCGGCGCTTTCTATCCCCACGGAGAGACGAACGAGCGCGGGCGTAAGCCCCACCGCGGCCTGCTCCTCGATCGGTATGTCCGCGTGCGTCATCGTGGAAGGATGGGTAACCAGCGATTCCACGCCGCCCAGGCTCTCCGCAAGGATGACGAGTCGAAGCGCCTCCAGGAACCGGGGTACGGCCTCCTCCCTTCCAAGCTCGAACGAGATGACCGCCCCGGGGCCGGTGGACTGCGTGTAATGCAGGTCGCGCCTTGCGTGGCCGGGGAGGCCGGGGAAGAACACTTTCCCGACGAACGGGTGCCCCGCAAGGAAGGCCGCCACGCGTTCCGCGTTCCGCTGTGCCCGCTCCACCCGCACCGCGAGCGTCTTGATCCCGCGCAGCAGCAGCCAGGCGTCGAACGGCGAGAGGATAGCCCCGACCGCCTTCTGAGCGAAATGCATCTTCTCGCCGAGGTCCGGATCGGAGACGATCACGGCGCCGCCGATCAGGTCGTTGTGCCCGCCCAAAAACTTGGTGGCGCTGTGCACCACAATGTCGATTCCGAGAGAGAGCGGCAGCTGCAGGGCAGGCGACATGAACGTGTTGTCGACGATGGATAGAACCCCGCGTTTCCGGGCGACGCGCGCCACTTCCCGTAGATCCGCGATCTTCATCAGGGGGTTGGTGGGGGTTTCGATGAATACGGCGCGGGTTTCCTTCGCGATGCATTCGTCCACCGCGGCGGGATCGCCCATGTCCACGTAGTCGAACGAGAGGCCGTAGGGTTTGAGAACCTTCTCGAACAGGCGGTACGTCCCCCCGTAAAGATCGTCTGAGCACAAGATATGATCGCCCGCCGAAAACAGCGTCATGACCGCCGAGATGGCAGCCATTCCTGACGAAAAGGCCGTGGCTCTCGTCCCGCCCT
Protein-coding regions in this window:
- the mtgA gene encoding monofunctional biosynthetic peptidoglycan transglycosylase — encoded protein: MSRKILLFAAAGFLLSALWIGGSLLFLPPVGPLKNPRASFVITVKDWNRKDHPFVLGPRNRYWTPISGVPSSLKKAVIAAEDANFYSHEGVDFEAIKEALKADLQKGKFVRGGSTITQQVAKNVFLTREKTISRKVKEFVLARRMDDVLSKSRILELYLNAVELGPMVYGVGHAASYYFGKPPSALTVRECAFLVSMLPGPKVYDPYRKLERVMRRSDRILRRMFAAKMITEEEYKAALAESPNIAGLERKVEKTLAAPPPEEKVPVSIPEIGRQGPEAPVDKPEGAAAEEADEQPVPAQNEEPPDIIDPGSKESADR
- a CDS encoding PLP-dependent transferase; translated protein: MERKRSIDTLAAQAGVGTDAAFGAVSVPIYTTAIYRYEAFGKHNGFDYSRSENPTRQAAEKALAELEGGTRATAFSSGMAAISAVMTLFSAGDHILCSDDLYGGTYRLFEKVLKPYGLSFDYVDMGDPAAVDECIAKETRAVFIETPTNPLMKIADLREVARVARKRGVLSIVDNTFMSPALQLPLSLGIDIVVHSATKFLGGHNDLIGGAVIVSDPDLGEKMHFAQKAVGAILSPFDAWLLLRGIKTLAVRVERAQRNAERVAAFLAGHPFVGKVFFPGLPGHARRDLHYTQSTGPGAVISFELGREEAVPRFLEALRLVILAESLGGVESLVTHPSTMTHADIPIEEQAAVGLTPALVRLSVGIESADDLIADIGQALEAAQRGG